In Cololabis saira isolate AMF1-May2022 chromosome 1, fColSai1.1, whole genome shotgun sequence, the following proteins share a genomic window:
- the LOC133452979 gene encoding E3 ubiquitin-protein ligase TRIM39-like: MSAGSNLRSADQFLCSICLDVFTDPVSTPCGHNFCKTCITHHWDVNVLYKCPICQEMFNTRPQLKVNTLFREMVSEFRREAQQISSSSSSEQQAAEPGEVPCDVCTGTRLKALKSCLVCLLSYCETHLEPHLTASRLKRHQLVEPVENLEDRICTKHDKPLELFCKTDQTCVCALCSVLDHKTHEFVPLREEYEGKKADLEKTEAEIQQMIQKRRLKIQEIKESLKISNDAADREKAEGVQVFTDLKESVERRLKEFMKEMEDKQKTAEKQAEDFIKDLEQEICELKKRSSEVEQLSRSEDHLHLLQRFSSLKDAPPTKNWTEVRVHPPSYEGTVVRAVEQLEKNLREKMKKLLAEVELRRIQQFEADVTLDPDTAHPELILSDDGKQVYHGDVWKNLPDNPERFSQCVDVLAKQSFSSGRFYFEVQVKGKTDWTVGVARESIDRKGDITLSPEDGYWTVCLINVNEYKANDDPPVRLHPSSPPEKLGVFVDYEEGLVSFHDVDAAALIYSFTGCSFREKLHPYFSPLLNDGGENSAPLIICPVNQTV; the protein is encoded by the coding sequence ATGTCTGCTGGCAGCAACCTGAGATCTGCAGATCAGTTCCTGTGCTCCATCTGTCTGGATGTGTTCACTGATCCAGTCAGCACACCATGTGGACACAACTTCTGTAAAACCTGCATCACTCATCACTGGGATGTTAATGTTCTCTACAAGTGTCCCATCTGTCAGGAGATGTTCAACACCAGACCTCAGCTGAAAGTCAACACCTTATTCAGAGAGATGGTTTCTGAGTTCAGACGTGAAGCTCAACAGatatccagcagcagcagctcagagcaACAAGCTGCAGAACCAGGAGAAGTTCCCTGTGACGTCTGCACTGGAACCAGACTGAAGGCCCTGAAGTCCTGCCTGGTGTGTCTGCTGTCCTACTGTGAGACTCACCTGGAGCCTCATCTGACAGCTTCACGTCTGAAAAGACATCAGCTGGTGGAGCctgtggagaacctggaggacaggatttgtacgaagcaCGATAAACCTCTGGAGCTGTTCTGTAAGACCGACCAGACATGTGTCTGCGCTCTCTGCTCTGTTTTAGACCACAAGACTCATGAGTTTGTTCCTCTGAGAGAAGaatatgaaggaaagaaggcagaTCTGGAGAAGACAGAGGCTGAGATtcagcagatgatccagaagagACGACTGAAGATTCAGGAGATCAAAGAGTCTCTGAAGATCAGTAACGATGctgcagacagagagaaagCAGAAGGTGTTCAGGTCTTCACTGATCTGAAGGAGTCTGTTGAGAGACGTCTGAAGGAGTTCATGAAGGAGatggaagacaaacagaaaactgcagagaaacaGGCTGAAGACTTCATCAAAGatctggaacaggaaatctGTGAGCTGAAGAAGAGGAGCTCTGAGGTGGAGCAGCTCTCACGCTCTGAAGATCACCTGCACCTCCTCCAAAGATTCTCATCCCTGAAAGATGCTCCACCCACCAAGAACTGGACAGAGGTCAGAGTCCATCCACCTTCATATGAGGGGACTGTGGTGAGAGCTGTGGAGCAGCTGGAGAAGAACCTCAGAGAGAAGATGAAGAAGCTGCTCGCTGAAGTTGAGCTGAGGAGGATCCAGCAGTTTGAAGCTGATGTGACTCTTGATCCTGATACAGCACATCCTGAACTCATCCTGTCTGATGATGGAAAACAAGTCTATCATGGTGATGTGTGGAAGAATCTTCCAGATAATCCAGAGAGATTCTCTCAATGTGTTGATGTTTTAGCAAAACAGAGTTTCTCTTCAGGCAGATTTTACTTTGAGGTTCAGGTTAAAGGAAAGACTGACTGGACTGTAGGAGTGGCCAGAGAGTCGATCGACAGGAAGGGAGACATCACTCTGAGTCCTGAGGATGGTTACTGGACTGTTTGTCTGATAAATGTAAACGAGTACAAAGCTAATGATGATCCTCCAGTCCGTCTCCATCCCAGTTCTCCTCCTGAGAAGTTGGGGGTGTTTGTGGATTATGAGGAGGGTCTGGTCTCCTTTCATGATGTAGATGCTGCAGCACTTATCTACTCCTTTActggctgctccttcagggagaAACTCCATCCGTACTTCAGTCCCTTACTCAATGATGGAGGTGAAAACTCTGCTCCTCTGATCATCTGTCCTGtcaatcaaactgtctga